In Streptomyces sp. NBC_01717, one DNA window encodes the following:
- a CDS encoding helix-turn-helix domain-containing protein — protein MAAGSERPLNEVKFLTVAEVASVMRVSKMTVYRLVHSGHLPAIRVGRSFRVPEQAVHEYLRESFVGVESA, from the coding sequence ATGGCTGCTGGCAGCGAGAGGCCTCTCAACGAGGTCAAGTTTCTGACCGTGGCGGAAGTCGCCTCGGTCATGCGGGTGTCGAAGATGACCGTGTACCGCTTGGTGCACAGTGGTCATCTGCCGGCGATCCGGGTGGGCAGGTCCTTCCGGGTCCCGGAGCAAGCGGTTCACGAGTATCTCCGCGAGTCCTTTGTGGGGGTGGAGTCGGCCTGA
- a CDS encoding phosphatase yields the protein MLSTGALRAHLLAARLAGPVATSREVSLRSYRLFAARDPRVLLGLHPEWGWEECDLLRLMADKCGVSDDPAHVSGPDVIDPERTLAGLDAFAERLSNVAARRAPVLFGTGHPHRLLGFYAALADALSAAGCAVLTPAQGRCIDITTRFGVRTFNLDYVRGVALVREPGVRVRGSEPGAHTHSPLPVRVALEAAVAAHGRLPELVVGDHGWVCGAGQLGIEAIGLADTDDPALFVGEAEGQVSVVVPLDDAVRSAYYRPLTRYVLNRACLSQ from the coding sequence GTGTTGAGCACCGGAGCGCTGCGCGCGCATCTGCTGGCGGCCCGGCTGGCCGGGCCCGTGGCCACCTCGCGGGAGGTGAGCCTGCGGAGCTATCGGCTGTTCGCGGCGAGGGATCCGCGGGTGCTGCTCGGGCTCCATCCCGAATGGGGGTGGGAGGAGTGCGATCTGCTTCGGTTGATGGCGGACAAGTGCGGAGTCTCGGACGATCCTGCTCACGTTTCGGGTCCTGATGTGATCGATCCGGAGCGCACTTTGGCTGGTCTGGACGCGTTTGCCGAGCGGTTGTCGAATGTGGCTGCCCGGCGGGCGCCGGTGCTGTTCGGGACGGGCCATCCGCACCGGCTGCTCGGCTTCTACGCCGCGTTGGCAGACGCTTTGTCGGCGGCCGGCTGCGCCGTACTCACCCCGGCGCAGGGGCGATGTATCGACATAACGACCCGGTTCGGCGTACGCACCTTCAACCTTGATTACGTACGGGGAGTCGCCCTGGTGCGCGAGCCCGGCGTGCGGGTCCGCGGTAGTGAGCCGGGCGCACATACCCACTCGCCGCTGCCGGTTCGGGTGGCGCTGGAGGCCGCGGTGGCTGCCCACGGGCGGCTGCCCGAGCTGGTCGTCGGGGACCACGGATGGGTCTGCGGGGCAGGTCAGCTGGGCATTGAGGCGATCGGCCTGGCGGACACGGACGATCCCGCGCTGTTCGTCGGTGAGGCCGAGGGGCAGGTGTCGGTCGTCGTTCCGCTTGATGACGCCGTTCGGTCCGCCTACTACCGGCCACTCACTCGCTATGTGCTCAATCGGGCGTGTCTGTCACAGTAG
- a CDS encoding 30S ribosomal protein bS22, with amino-acid sequence MGSVIKKRRKRMAKKKHRKLLKRTRVQRRNKK; translated from the coding sequence GTGGGCTCTGTTATCAAGAAGCGGCGCAAGCGGATGGCCAAGAAGAAGCACCGCAAGCTGCTCAAGCGCACGCGCGTTCAGCGTCGCAACAAGAAGTAA